The Kribbella shirazensis genomic interval ATCATCTCCCCCGAACCCATGACCCCCAGCACCGTAGAAGCAATAGCCCAAGCCAAAACCGCCCTATAACCACCCACCAGAAGTCGCGGGGCAGCCAGAACAAACACAGACGCAGGCGCGGAGCAGTCCCACGCGGGCGGAGCGGTTCGGCGCGGAGCAGTCCCAGGCGGGCAGCGCGGTTCGGCGTGGGGCAGTCCCACGCGGGCAGCGCGGTTCGGCGTGGGGCAGTCTGGCGGGGGGGCCGGGGGGCGGAGCCCCGCCGGGCGGGGTCTGGGGGTTGCACCCCCAGAAGACATGGCCGGAGCTCCTTGCCCGCGCGTTTCGCGGGCAAAGAGCTCCCAGAGCGGAGGCGGCGGGATTTGAACCCGCGAGAGGGGGTTACCCTCAACCCGCTTAGCAGGCGGGCGCCATCGACCGGACTAGGCGACGCCTCCTCCGACGTTCCCCGTACGGGGACACGACGACGGCCAAGACTAGCCGCTCGACCGGGCCGCGAGCAAAGCGGGCCCCGGCCGCGAGCTCGCCCCGGGTTCGGCTGCGAGCTCGGCCCGGGTTCGGCCGTGGGCTCGGGCTGGGTTCGGTCGGGTGCCGGGCGGGAACTTGGTAGGAGTGTGGCCGGTTGTTGCCACGGCGTGTGGTGGCGGCGGCACGTTCGGTGTGTCGACCGGTGGATGTGTACGCTGGCGACCATCGACGGGGGTCGCCGGCACACGTCAACCAACTGGCTGTCGTGGGCGTCTGAAGTACCGTGGGCTGCTGCACGCGGCCGACGGATGGGTAGTGACGTCGTCGATCAGGGAACGGAGCTATGTCGCGGAGTAATCGCGCAGCCGGTCGGAGGGCAGCACCTCGCCCCCACCGATCCCGGCCCCGCTCGCACCGCGCCCGGACGGCGTCGAAGGCGATCGGCCTGACTCTGGTCAGTGCCCTGTTCCCCGGCTCGGGGCTGATGATGGGCGGCCGGAAGAAGCTCGGCGCGTTCGTCCTCACGATCAGCGTCGGACTGCTGTTGATCGGCGCGTACGTCGGTCTGACGCACCGCGATTCGGTCCTCGCGCTGCTGGTGTCTCCGCGGCAACTGCTGATCGCGACCGCCGCCGTCGTCGTGCTCGGCGTGTGCTGGATCTGGGTCGTGGTCGCGTCGCACAAACTGCTCCGGCCGGTCAGCATGACCTACACGGGCCGGTTGGCCGGCTCGATGTTCGTCGGGTTGCTGTGTTTCGCGATCGCCGTACCGACGACGGTCGCGGCGCAGACCGTGATGGCGCAGCGCGGCCTGGTCGGCGATGTGTTCAAGTCCGAGGGCGATTCGAAGAGCGCGACCCGGCCGAAGGTGAACAAGGGCGACCCGTGGGCGAAGACTCCCCGGCTGAACCTGCTGCTGCTCGGCGCGGACGACGGCGTCGGCCGGACCGGTGTCCGGACCGACACGGTGATCGTCGCCAGCATCGACACCAAGACCGGTGACACCGCCCTGATCTCGCTCAGCCGGAACTGGATGCGGATGCCGTTCCCGGAGGACTCGCCGCTGCACAAGGTGTACCCGGACGGCTACTGGGACCCGAACCTGGGCAACGTCGAGCAGCCGGAGTACTACCTCGACGCGATGTACGAGAACGTCCCGAAGGCGCACCCGGGGATCCTCGGCCAGACCGACAACGAGGGCGCGGACGTGGTCAAGCTGGCCGCGAGCGCGGCGCTGGGCCTGGACATCGACTACTACATGCAGGTCAACCTGGCCGGCTTCCGGCAGATCATCGACGCGCTCGGCGGGATCACCGTCAACGTCAACTATCGGGTGCCGATCGGCGGCGACTACGGCGCCGGCCCCGGGTCGAACTCGGAGCGGAAGCCGACCGGCTACATCGAGCCGGGCCCGAACCAGAAGCTCGACGGGTACCACGCGCTGTGGTTCGCGCGCGGCCGGTACGGGCTGAGCGACCCGTCGCGGCAGGAGCGGCAGCGCTGCACGATCCACGCGCTGGTGAACAGCGCGAACCCCCAGACGCTCGTGACGAAGTACCAGGAGATCGCGAAGGCGGGGAAGCAGCTGCTGCGCACCGACATCCCGCAGGAGATCCTGGGTGCGTTCGTCCAGCTCGCGCTGAAGGTGAAGAACGCCAAGGTCACCAACATCGACTTGGACAAGAGCAAGAACTTCCCGACCGGCAAGAACCCTGACTACACGGCGATGCAGGAGATCATCCAGAAGGCGATCGCCCCGAAGGCCAACCCGGCGCCCACGACGCCGAAGCCGACGAAGAAGCCGACCAGCACCGCCACCACCACGAAGAAGCCGACCACCGCGCCGAAGGCGACCCCCACGCCGGGTGCCGCGCAGAACCTGGCCGACGCCTGCGCCTACGACCCGAGCCAGACCGGCAACTGATCCGTTCCGGTGAACCCCTCCCGGGGAAGGATTGGAGCACAACAGAACCGGGTCACACCTGGGGGTGACTGTGAGGCGTTCCACGGCGGTTGTGATCGGGGTCGCGGTCCTGGTCTGCGCGGGCTGCAGCGGCAAGGCGGAGAGTGCTGACGCGCCCCAGGCCGGGAGCACGGCGACCAGCGCACCACCGTCGTCGTCGGCTCCCCCACCGGCGGCCAAGCCGACGCCCGCACCGAAGCCGAGCCCGATGGCGCTCTCGGTGCCGATGTACCAGCGCGCGCTGACGAACGTCGAGAAGGTCCTCCGGCCGTACGTCGCCCGGGTGATGAACGCGAAGACGGTCGCCGCCTTCGACGCGTCCCGCGCGCAGCTCGCGGGCGCCGTCGTACTCGAACGCTCCGAGCTCGCGAAGATCACGCCGCCGCGCGGTCTGGTGTCCGCCCATCCACAGGTCCTCGACGCCTTCGACGCGTACGCCGGGGAGGTGAGCGTGAACCTGGCCAAGGCCGGGGAGACGAAGACCGGTTGCGGACTGCCGAAGGGTGTGGACGTCCGGCTGTACGAGGCGAAGACCGGGGTGCGGACCGCGTTCGCCGGGCTCGCGCAGAGCGTGCAGAAGTCGATCGGCAAGGGCGTGAAGTTCGGCGCGCTGTCGGTGCCCGCGAAGCCGGCCGCGCCGGCCGTGATCGGTGGCCGCGGCGAGAACGGTGACGTGTTCCAGCGGTCCGGGCCGCGGGGTTCCGGTTCGCTCCGGATCACCAACGCCGGCGCGGACATCGTGGTCGTGGTCACGGCGAGCAACCCGCGCAAGCCGATGGCGTCGATCTACATCCGGGCGAACAAGTCGGCGACGCTGAACGGGATCCGTGGTGACTACTGGGTCTACTACAAGTCCGGGACGAACTGGGACGCGAGGAACAACCGGTTCACCGAGGACTGCTCGTACGCCCGGCTCAACCGGTTGCTGGACGGGTCGTACTCCTGGTCGCTGACGCTGAAGTCGGTGGCCGGCAACACGACGGAGTCCGAGACGGAAGCCTTCTGATCGCCTCGCCCCAGGCGGATGAGATCCTGTGCCGATGCGTACGACGTACCGGATGCGAGCGGGACGGTTCCTCGGGATCCTTGCCGCCGGGCTGATCATTCTCGGGGTGGCCGCGGTGCTCTGGGCCCTGGGGCTCCCGGGCGTCGCGGTGTCGGTGTTCCTCACGCTCGGCGGGCTGATCGCGCTCGCCGGCCTGTGGATCCTGGCCCGGCCGCCGAAGGTCGCCCGGCTACGCGACCAGGACATCGAGGTTCGCGGCCTGCGTACGCGCTGGACCGACATCACCGAGGTCGGCCGGGTCGAGACCACGCACGGCGAGGCGATCGTGCTGCGGACCAAGCAGCCCGACCAGCCGATCCTGCTGCCGATCTCCTGGCTGGTGCCCAAGCAGGTCGAGACGCTGGAGACCACGCTGCGCGACAAGCTGAACGCGGCCCACGGGTACACCATCTGGGACGGGACTGCCCCCGGGGACACCGACGGCGCAGAATGATCCGGTGCTTTCCTTCGAGCTGTCGTACGACGAACTGCTGACGTACCAGGGCACGAACCCGCGGCCCGCGGACTTCGACGCGTTCTGGGACAAGGCGCTGTTGTCACTCGATGACGTTCCGGCCGATGCCGAGTTTGTCGACGCCGACGACTTCCCGCTGACGACCGCGGTGGCCCAGCACCTGTACTTCACCGGGACCGGCGGGTACCGCGTGCACGCGAAGGTGATCCGCCCGACCGAGCCGACCGGGCCGGCCGTGCTGCTGTTCCACGGGTACGGCGGTGAGCAGCCGAAGTGGGTCGAGCTGCTGCCGTACGCCGCGCGCGGGTACACGGTCGCGGCGCTGGACGTGCGGGAGCAGGTCGGGTTCCGTACGCCGTCGCAGGAGCGGAACACGTTTTCGCTGCATCACCATCTGGTGCACGGGCTGGACGACGGACCGGACGGGCTGCTGTACAAGCATGTCTTCCTGGACACGCGGCGGCTCGCCGACATCATCGGCGGTCTACCCGAGGTCGACGCTGCGCGGATCGCGACGACCGGGTGGAGCCAGGGCGGCGGTCTGTCGCTGGTGGCGGCCGCGCTGACGCCGACGATCAAGTACGCGGCCAGCGTGTACCCGTTCCTGTGCGACTACCAACGGACCTGGGACCTGAACCTGGAGACCGGTCCGTACGACGAGATCGTCACCTGGTTCCGCAAACGCGACCCGCGGCACCTTCGCCAGGACGAGGTCTTCACCACCCTCGGCTACATCGACGTACAGCACCTGGCCTCCCGCATCCAGGCCGAGGTGACCTTGTTCGTAGGCCTCGAGGACCAGGTCTGCCCACCCTCAACCCAATTCGCCGCCTACAACAAGATCCAGTCCGCGAAGGAACTCCGCACGTACCCCGACTTCGGCCACGACGACCTCCCCGGCGCCCACGACGACATCTACCAACTCATCGGCACCAAGCTCTAGGGCCGGATCCATGGCTCGTTCATCGAGTGCCGGACGATCTCGTAGACGATGCGTTCGTCCTGCCGGCGTTCGATGGCGGCGATCCACGCCTGGGACAGGTCCTCGGGCTCGTCGCCGACGAGAACCACGATCCGGTTCCGGAGGGTGTCCCAAAATCCGGCCAGCGCCCCTTCAGCCGGTCCCCACTCGTGAGCGTTGGGGAAGATGTCGTCGGCGAGTTCGAGCAGTTCCTGGCGGGAGTAGCGGACCGACTCGAATTCGATGGTGAAATCGGCCGGCTGAGCCAGTACTGCCTGCTTCACGCGCTCCACCTCCGGGTCCGAGCCGTCGACGGCGCCGACCAAGCGGACGGTGAGGACGCGCGTCCGGTGATCCCAGGACAGCCCTCCGTCGGGCACCGGCCCGTTGTCGACGATCGACTGGATCGCGTCGGTCTGCTCCAGGACGTCGGCTTCGCCTGTGATGTCGAGCAGCACCGGTTCCTCGTTCGGCGGAACACCTTTCGTCCTCGCCACCTCGTAGCGCCCGGGGTACGGCGCGAAGTTCGGATCGTCGGTGCTACTCATCGGGTCCGCCTTCGCCGGTAGAGCGGATGGTTTGGAGGGTGATCCTGGGGTCGTGGAGCTGGTTGATGGCGCGGATCAGTGTGGCGGCGTGCTTGTAGTCGGGATCGACCTGCAGCAGAACGCGGTTGATGGTGGGGTCGAAGCCGCCGCCGATACCTGACGCCCGGCCCAGCGGTGTTGGTTCTGGAGAAGTCTGTCCGCGAGGGCCTGCAACTCCATGGCGGAGTACTCAACCTGGACGAACCTGACGTGCATCCCCGTCGCGCTCTTCCCGATGATCGACCTCGCGTGCTCGAGGGCAGCGGCGGTGGTCATCTGCACGGTGAGCGTCTTCGCCGAGGCGCTCCACAACATCGCGCCGTCGTACGCCGCCAGCGGTTTCAGCAGCCCCGCAAGGCGATCCCGCTCCACCGACAGCTCGGCGTCCCCGGTCACATCCAGCGGAACCACCTGCTCAGCCCGCGACGTCACCTCGCGCTCATCAGCAGCAGCCCCAGTCACAAGCGACCCGACCAGCACCACCCCGGCCCCCACAACGACAACCACCCGCATCCCCACACCGCGATGCTAGAGCGCCCTTACAACGAGAACCAGTAGCTGGCCGGCGGATCCCCGGCCGCGACAGGATTCCTGCGTCAGCTGGGTTTGGTCCAGGTTATGGAGTAGCGGAAGAAGAGGTGGCGGCGGTAGGTCGAGGTGGGTAGGACTTCTGCGGACAGGGTCTGCATTTCGGGGAATGTGACGGGTGGGGGCCAGACTGTTGGTGATGGGTGTTGCCAGTAGCCCTTGGTGGCGCGGTGGGTCCAGTTGGCGGCTATTCCGGCCAGCTCCCAGGGCAGGTCTCGCGGCAGGTTCGCACGCGCTACGCCCACCACGACCAGTGCGCCGCCCGGACGGAGCAGGTCTCGCATTCGGAGTAGGCCGGTGCGGGCGTCTACGTGGTGGAGGGTGGCTACCGACGCGATCACGTCGTACGACGCGGGCTCGAACGGGTGCTGCAGGAAGTCGCCCTCGACGTACTCGATGTCGTCGCTCGACGCACGTGCCAGCTCGAGGCTGGGTGTGTCCAGGTCGATCCCGGTCACCTGCGGTACGACGTCCCGCAGTTCGCGCGTGAGCATTCCCTCGCCGCAACCGATGTCCAGTGCGCGTTCAGCTCCGCGCGGGACCGCCTGCAGGATCCGCGGGTGGTAGTGGATGTTGTGGTTCCACCGCCGCCTCGTCCGCCTAGCCACGGCCCATCGCAGCGTCGATGGCGGCGATCAGCGTCTCGTCGTCGCCCGCGCGCCACGTGTGGTTCTGGGAGCACGTCCACTGGTCCGGCTCCGGCGGTACGACGCAACCGAACAACCGCACCTTGCCCGCCGCGGCCGCCTCCCGGGCGACCCGGGTGGGCAGGCCGTAGAGGATCGGCACACCCAGTTCTCCACAGACCGGACAGGCCGGCACGTCCACGCTCGCCATACGGCCAAGGTACGTCACCACCCCGTCCAACCCCGGTGAAGGCGAAATGAAAGCGCCGTCTGGGAGTCTGGATCATCGACCCCAGGAGGAGCACATGCGACCCTTGATCGTCTTCAGCGACATCACCGTCGACGGGTTCATGGCCGGACCGGACAACGACCTCGACTTCATGGTCGAGGACCCCCAGCTCGCCGACGAGTTCACGGGTGAGTTGATGCGCGTCGCGGACACCATCGTCTGGGGCCGTACGTCGTTCGCGCCGTCGGCCGTGTACTGGACCACGGCCGAAGGAGACGTCGCCGACTGGCTGAACGCGACGCCCAAGGTCGTGCTGTCGTCGGACGACACGGTCGACGTCAGCGTCTGGCCGAACTCGACGCTGGCCGTCGGTGACGGGGTCGACCACGTCCGCCGGCTGAAGGAAGCGCCCGGCGGCGGTGTCGTCGTGTTCGGCGGCGTGGCGACGGTTCGCGGGCTGGTCACCGCGGACCTGGTCGACGAGTACTGGCTGAAGGTCAACCCGACGATCGTCGGCCGCGGCGGCTCGATGTTCTCCGACATGACCGACCGCCGGACGCTGACGTTGCGCAGTGCACGCACGTTCCCGTCCGGCACCATCGCCGCCATCTACTCGGCGCGCGGATAGCGCCGGGCAGCTCCACAGGGGAAGCTGCCCGGCGCGTTCCGAGAAGTAGCTCC includes:
- a CDS encoding LCP family protein, with translation MSRSNRAAGRRAAPRPHRSRPRSHRARTASKAIGLTLVSALFPGSGLMMGGRKKLGAFVLTISVGLLLIGAYVGLTHRDSVLALLVSPRQLLIATAAVVVLGVCWIWVVVASHKLLRPVSMTYTGRLAGSMFVGLLCFAIAVPTTVAAQTVMAQRGLVGDVFKSEGDSKSATRPKVNKGDPWAKTPRLNLLLLGADDGVGRTGVRTDTVIVASIDTKTGDTALISLSRNWMRMPFPEDSPLHKVYPDGYWDPNLGNVEQPEYYLDAMYENVPKAHPGILGQTDNEGADVVKLAASAALGLDIDYYMQVNLAGFRQIIDALGGITVNVNYRVPIGGDYGAGPGSNSERKPTGYIEPGPNQKLDGYHALWFARGRYGLSDPSRQERQRCTIHALVNSANPQTLVTKYQEIAKAGKQLLRTDIPQEILGAFVQLALKVKNAKVTNIDLDKSKNFPTGKNPDYTAMQEIIQKAIAPKANPAPTTPKPTKKPTSTATTTKKPTTAPKATPTPGAAQNLADACAYDPSQTGN
- a CDS encoding intracellular growth attenuator family protein, with product MRTTYRMRAGRFLGILAAGLIILGVAAVLWALGLPGVAVSVFLTLGGLIALAGLWILARPPKVARLRDQDIEVRGLRTRWTDITEVGRVETTHGEAIVLRTKQPDQPILLPISWLVPKQVETLETTLRDKLNAAHGYTIWDGTAPGDTDGAE
- a CDS encoding alpha/beta fold hydrolase → MLSFELSYDELLTYQGTNPRPADFDAFWDKALLSLDDVPADAEFVDADDFPLTTAVAQHLYFTGTGGYRVHAKVIRPTEPTGPAVLLFHGYGGEQPKWVELLPYAARGYTVAALDVREQVGFRTPSQERNTFSLHHHLVHGLDDGPDGLLYKHVFLDTRRLADIIGGLPEVDAARIATTGWSQGGGLSLVAAALTPTIKYAASVYPFLCDYQRTWDLNLETGPYDEIVTWFRKRDPRHLRQDEVFTTLGYIDVQHLASRIQAEVTLFVGLEDQVCPPSTQFAAYNKIQSAKELRTYPDFGHDDLPGAHDDIYQLIGTKL
- a CDS encoding methyltransferase domain-containing protein; its protein translation is MARRTRRRWNHNIHYHPRILQAVPRGAERALDIGCGEGMLTRELRDVVPQVTGIDLDTPSLELARASSDDIEYVEGDFLQHPFEPASYDVIASVATLHHVDARTGLLRMRDLLRPGGALVVVGVARANLPRDLPWELAGIAANWTHRATKGYWQHPSPTVWPPPVTFPEMQTLSAEVLPTSTYRRHLFFRYSITWTKPS
- a CDS encoding dihydrofolate reductase family protein, yielding MRPLIVFSDITVDGFMAGPDNDLDFMVEDPQLADEFTGELMRVADTIVWGRTSFAPSAVYWTTAEGDVADWLNATPKVVLSSDDTVDVSVWPNSTLAVGDGVDHVRRLKEAPGGGVVVFGGVATVRGLVTADLVDEYWLKVNPTIVGRGGSMFSDMTDRRTLTLRSARTFPSGTIAAIYSARG